A region of Campylobacter armoricus DNA encodes the following proteins:
- a CDS encoding ShlB/FhaC/HecB family hemolysin secretion/activation protein — protein MKKLLLSTIAISSLIYANEGSISIAKNDIEKVIELSPDRNLPQNKAIKENLKTKQDYIKGQEAKKDFEEKKEELKEKLKQEDEANEETNNQSTNTTNKNSTNQSTKTNNNKTNTNSSIKDKTNNNSNSTNNSFNTNHNSNNNPTSQTNTNTTTNKIAITKYKFVLTNKDTSFEKLGIKEEDLQNLVSEFSARKFSLQDLQDISNIIAYYFQVNGYPAATAYVPQQEFDEESIQINISLGVLGKYIIKNKTTIKDHFLESKLNQRIKGKIISTKLIEDSVYKVNEMYGVQTLAGLQAGENVGETDIVIEVEPDSKANVLLYADNYGIKSAGEYRAGISMGFNSILNMGDYYNFYLQTSDERQINYGASYTFFIGNLKVTPSISQGSYSLGGEYEGLGFSGTSRNFGIDFSYPVWINTNSSLYFTSSIYHKILSDVTLDLLTFDKSSNVGSVGLEGLFRGFENNTLSYSAKISVGKVNDDGTTIFGDTSKSDSKGFGWFRKLNASVNNYYSFNEYITHTININYQKVLGNFELDSSESSSLGGAYGVRAYDNGDGDGDNTIIANFGVRINIPNTNFYFTPFYDVGYAWYEKDSGNRRDDEHFLDALGLQILYNKANEYYIKLDGARALHKYKHDDEHRMKLYLSGGVYF, from the coding sequence ATGAAAAAACTTTTACTTAGCACCATAGCAATTAGCTCTTTAATCTATGCTAATGAAGGAAGTATTAGCATAGCTAAAAATGATATAGAAAAAGTTATAGAATTATCCCCTGATAGAAACCTCCCTCAAAATAAAGCCATCAAAGAAAATCTAAAAACCAAACAAGACTATATAAAAGGGCAAGAAGCTAAAAAAGACTTTGAAGAAAAAAAAGAAGAATTAAAAGAAAAGCTAAAACAAGAAGATGAAGCTAATGAAGAAACTAATAACCAAAGCACTAATACTACTAATAAAAACTCAACTAACCAAAGCACTAAAACAAACAATAATAAAACTAACACCAACTCTAGTATAAAAGATAAAACAAATAATAATTCTAACTCAACTAATAATAGCTTTAATACCAATCATAATTCTAACAACAACCCAACTAGCCAAACTAATACCAATACTACTACTAATAAAATAGCTATAACCAAATATAAGTTTGTTCTTACTAATAAAGATACTAGCTTTGAAAAGCTAGGTATTAAAGAAGAAGATTTACAAAACTTAGTAAGTGAATTTAGTGCTAGAAAATTTAGCCTACAAGATTTACAAGATATATCTAATATCATTGCTTATTATTTCCAAGTAAATGGTTATCCTGCAGCAACAGCTTATGTTCCTCAACAAGAATTTGATGAAGAAAGTATTCAAATAAATATTTCTTTAGGAGTATTAGGCAAATATATTATTAAAAATAAAACTACTATCAAAGATCATTTTTTAGAAAGTAAGCTAAATCAAAGAATCAAAGGTAAAATCATTTCTACTAAACTCATAGAAGATAGTGTATATAAAGTCAATGAAATGTATGGAGTTCAAACCCTAGCAGGCTTACAAGCAGGAGAGAATGTAGGAGAAACTGATATAGTTATAGAAGTAGAACCTGATAGCAAGGCTAATGTATTATTATATGCTGATAATTATGGTATTAAGAGTGCAGGAGAATATAGAGCTGGTATTAGTATGGGATTTAATTCTATACTTAATATGGGAGATTATTATAATTTTTACTTACAAACTAGTGATGAAAGACAAATCAATTATGGAGCAAGTTATACTTTCTTTATAGGAAATTTAAAAGTTACTCCAAGCATATCTCAAGGTTCATATTCTTTAGGTGGAGAATATGAAGGTTTAGGTTTTAGTGGTACTTCTAGGAATTTTGGTATAGACTTTTCTTATCCTGTATGGATAAATACAAATTCATCTTTATATTTTACTTCTAGTATTTATCATAAAATACTTAGTGATGTAACCTTAGATCTTTTAACCTTTGATAAAAGCTCTAATGTAGGAAGTGTAGGTTTAGAAGGTTTATTTAGAGGATTTGAAAACAATACCTTAAGCTATAGTGCTAAGATAAGTGTAGGTAAGGTTAATGATGATGGAACTACTATATTTGGAGATACTTCTAAAAGTGATTCTAAAGGCTTTGGTTGGTTTAGAAAACTTAATGCTAGTGTGAATAATTATTATAGTTTTAATGAATACATTACCCATACGATTAATATAAACTATCAAAAGGTATTAGGAAATTTTGAACTTGATTCTTCTGAGAGTTCATCTTTAGGTGGAGCTTATGGAGTAAGAGCTTATGATAATGGAGATGGTGATGGAGATAATACTATCATAGCTAACTTTGGTGTAAGAATAAATATACCAAATACGAATTTTTACTTTACTCCTTTTTATGATGTAGGTTATGCTTGGTATGAAAAAGATTCAGGTAATAGAAGAGATGATGAACATTTCTTAGATGCGCTAGGTTTGCAAATACTTTATAATAAAGCTAATGAGTATTATATAAAACTTGATGGAGCAAGAGCATTACATAAATACAAACACGATGATGAACATAGAATGAAATTATATTTAAGTGGTGGGGTGTATTTTTAA
- a CDS encoding ATP-dependent DNA helicase — translation MLDKLINFLKDSNVFLSGSAGVGKTFLTMELIKSYRKQGKVVVVLGSSALSAFNIGGATLHSFFAFKRCQNYDELYYEDRKQKDKLEKIKRILEQCDLLIIDEISMVSASLMEMVYYRLTRSNFNGKVLLVGDFFQLPPVVNYKEKQFQNTLFQNTLYAFSSQAWKDLKFINLQLNITKRTLDKQFYEYLFFIRTGRINQEILIFFKKMLIDSKNLLNYMDEYILLCATNRKTNFINEEKLSLLKNKEMIFKSKSEKLDQFLDDNNLRQWIKGLNSLEELKLKIGAKIIFCVNNKEENYYNGEQGIVLDFIKDENQEIILIEKSNGERIKLKAYEFALEEYELGNDEKIEVKIKAKFIQFPIKLAYAITIHKSQGMSIDKLICDIDGIFEKGQLYVCLSRAINPCNLKIVYNYKIPFEDYFLRILKVDKEVKQFYLEEKFIDLESKEENI, via the coding sequence ATTTTAGATAAATTGATAAATTTTTTAAAAGATAGTAATGTATTTTTAAGTGGTAGTGCTGGTGTAGGCAAAACATTTTTAACTATGGAGCTTATAAAATCTTATAGAAAACAAGGTAAAGTTGTAGTAGTATTAGGTTCTAGTGCTCTTAGTGCTTTTAATATAGGTGGAGCAACTTTGCATAGTTTTTTTGCTTTTAAAAGATGTCAAAATTATGATGAATTGTATTATGAAGATAGAAAACAAAAGGATAAATTAGAAAAGATTAAACGCATTTTAGAACAATGTGATTTATTAATTATAGATGAGATTTCTATGGTAAGTGCTTCTTTGATGGAGATGGTTTATTATAGATTAACAAGAAGTAATTTTAATGGTAAGGTTTTATTAGTAGGTGATTTTTTTCAACTCCCACCGGTGGTAAATTATAAAGAAAAGCAATTTCAAAATACTTTGTTTCAAAATACTTTATATGCTTTTTCATCACAAGCTTGGAAAGATTTAAAATTTATAAATTTACAACTTAATATCACAAAAAGAACTTTAGATAAGCAATTTTATGAATATTTATTCTTCATTAGAACAGGAAGAATTAATCAAGAGATATTGATATTTTTTAAAAAAATGCTAATAGATTCAAAAAATTTACTTAATTATATGGATGAATATATTTTATTATGTGCTACAAATAGAAAAACTAACTTTATTAATGAAGAAAAACTAAGTCTTTTAAAAAATAAAGAAATGATTTTTAAATCAAAATCAGAAAAACTAGATCAGTTTTTAGATGATAATAATTTACGACAATGGATTAAGGGTTTAAATTCTTTAGAAGAATTAAAATTAAAAATAGGAGCAAAGATTATTTTTTGCGTAAATAATAAAGAAGAAAATTATTATAATGGAGAACAAGGTATAGTTTTAGATTTTATAAAAGATGAAAATCAAGAAATTATTCTAATAGAAAAAAGTAATGGCGAAAGAATTAAATTAAAAGCTTATGAGTTTGCTCTTGAGGAATATGAATTAGGTAATGATGAGAAGATAGAAGTAAAAATAAAAGCCAAGTTTATACAATTTCCTATAAAATTAGCTTACGCTATAACAATTCACAAATCTCAAGGAATGAGTATAGATAAACTAATATGTGATATTGATGGAATTTTTGAAAAAGGACAATTATATGTATGCCTTTCTCGAGCTATTAATCCTTGTAATTTAAAAATTGTATATAATTATAAAATTCCTTTTGAGGATTATTTTTTAAGAATTTTAAAAGTAGATAAAGAAGTGAAGCAATTTTATTTAGAAGAAAAATTTATAGATTTAGAGAGCAAAGAGGAAAATATATGA
- a CDS encoding flagellar basal body-associated FliL family protein → MKWIIVFSLLVLNTYANSLSIENFRTDLYSKTGSNTLKKIEITLDFEGENLEQKKIIDALNTIISSYFFEDLFTEVGKNNFKETLLKFSNKKYKTQIKNIYILKLNSVAKFDLDELKRFVKDLEIKEKPKENINIEENKTTTQIQENQDQNISQKKDLNIAQFKDINSSYTQDANVSKEAMDMILKTMEDTQKQMLAPSKEQDLFNELPF, encoded by the coding sequence ATGAAATGGATAATAGTTTTCAGTTTATTGGTTTTAAATACTTATGCAAATTCTTTAAGTATAGAAAATTTTAGAACAGATTTATATTCAAAGACAGGGAGCAATACTTTAAAAAAAATTGAAATTACTCTAGATTTTGAAGGTGAAAATTTAGAGCAAAAGAAAATTATAGATGCTTTAAATACCATCATATCAAGTTATTTTTTTGAAGATTTATTTACAGAAGTTGGAAAAAATAATTTTAAAGAAACTTTGCTTAAATTTAGCAATAAAAAATACAAAACCCAAATTAAAAATATATATATTTTAAAGTTAAATTCGGTTGCAAAATTTGACTTAGATGAATTAAAGCGCTTTGTTAAAGATTTAGAGATAAAAGAGAAGCCAAAAGAAAATATTAACATAGAAGAAAATAAAACAACTACTCAAATTCAAGAAAATCAAGACCAGAATATAAGTCAAAAAAAGGATTTAAACATTGCGCAGTTTAAAGATATCAATTCAAGCTATACACAGGATGCAAATGTTAGCAAAGAGGCAATGGATATGATTTTAAAAACTATGGAAGATACACAAAAACAAATGTTAGCTCCTAGCAAGGAACAAGATTTGTTTAACGAATTACCTTTTTAA
- the lolA gene encoding LolA-like outer membrane lipoprotein chaperone gives MKYFIFFIFFNLNIFALDLNFENFSSNFEQKISNKNSSLIYKGDFIITQNKAFWNYTKPNKKQIYINNKEVVIIEPELEQAIYTQLQNLPNLQKIFKQAKKISQELYEAKYENTTYNIKIKNNQLENISYKDELENFIVIYFYNQQFNQKINSEIFIPKIPSHYDIIQ, from the coding sequence ATGAAATATTTTATTTTTTTTATTTTTTTTAACTTGAATATTTTTGCTTTGGATTTAAACTTTGAAAATTTTAGCAGTAATTTTGAACAAAAAATAAGCAATAAAAATTCTTCCTTGATATACAAAGGTGATTTTATTATTACTCAAAACAAAGCATTTTGGAATTACACTAAACCAAATAAAAAACAAATTTATATCAATAATAAAGAAGTTGTCATAATAGAACCTGAGTTAGAACAAGCCATCTACACACAATTACAAAATTTACCAAACCTTCAAAAAATTTTCAAACAAGCTAAAAAAATATCACAAGAATTATATGAGGCCAAATACGAAAATACTACATATAATATCAAAATTAAGAATAATCAACTAGAAAATATCTCATACAAAGATGAATTAGAAAATTTTATCGTAATTTATTTTTATAATCAACAATTTAATCAAAAAATCAATAGTGAAATTTTTATTCCAAAAATTCCAAGCCATTATGATATTATTCAATAA
- the secA gene encoding preprotein translocase subunit SecA: MFSNIFKAIFGTKNDREVKKYLKRVAQINALEPKYQNLSDEELKQIFIELKTQIQKEEKTLDQILNDVFAIVREVGKRTLNMRHFDVQLIGGMVLHEGKIAEMKTGEGKTLVATLPVVLNAMSGKGVHVVTVNDYLAKRDAEQMSAIYNFLGFSVGVILSEQNSDEAHKKAYECDITYGTNNEFGFDYLRDNMKFSRFEKVQREHNFVIVDEVDSILIDEARTPLIISGPTNRTLDGYIKANEVAKQMQRGEAALPPQTPSGDFVVDEKNRTIMITEVGISKAEKLFGVENLYSLENAILAHQLDQALKAHNLFEKDVHYVLRDKEVVIVDEFTGRLSEGRRFSDGLHQALEAKEGVKIQEESQTLADITFQNYFRMYKKLAGMTGTAQTEATEFSQIYSLDVVSIPTNIPIARLDKDDLIYKTQNEKFKAVIEEIKKANAKGQPVLVGTASIERSEVFHNMLIKERIPHHVLNAKNHEQEALIIQDAGKKGAVTIATNMAGRGVDIKIDDEVRALGGLYIIGTERHESRRIDNQLRGRAGRQGDPGVSRFYLSLEDNLLRIFGGDRIKNIMERLGIEEGEHIESRIVTRAVENAQKKVESLHFESRKHLLEYDDVANEQRKTIYNYRNELLDEEFDLQDKIIKNIAEYSNHLISEIYLNAELEDNVKHFDSLKHKINYECNVELNEADFKDLGTIEIENKLSEILEQSYKDKMSIIEDKEARRIERILYLQILDNLWREHLYQMDILKTGIGLRSYNQKDPLVEYKKESYNLFMELVERIKFDSLKLLFNVVFTQKEAQNFEEKSQEQNEQFLANTTESGVNENGEAQINKVPRNSPCPCGSGKKYKDCHGKSGPKKGILA; the protein is encoded by the coding sequence ATGTTTTCTAATATATTTAAAGCAATATTTGGCACAAAAAATGATAGAGAAGTAAAAAAATATCTAAAAAGAGTTGCGCAAATTAATGCTTTAGAGCCAAAATATCAAAATCTTAGTGATGAAGAATTAAAGCAAATATTTATAGAACTTAAAACACAAATACAAAAAGAAGAAAAAACTTTAGATCAAATTTTAAATGATGTTTTTGCAATAGTTAGAGAAGTAGGAAAAAGAACATTAAATATGCGTCATTTTGATGTTCAATTGATAGGTGGTATGGTTTTACACGAGGGTAAAATAGCTGAAATGAAAACTGGTGAAGGTAAGACTTTGGTAGCAACTTTACCTGTTGTATTAAATGCTATGAGTGGTAAAGGTGTGCATGTAGTAACTGTAAATGATTATTTAGCAAAAAGAGATGCAGAACAAATGAGTGCTATTTACAATTTTTTAGGTTTTAGTGTAGGCGTGATACTTTCAGAGCAAAATAGTGATGAGGCCCATAAAAAGGCTTATGAATGTGATATAACCTATGGAACAAATAATGAGTTTGGTTTTGATTATTTACGCGATAATATGAAATTTTCAAGATTTGAAAAAGTGCAAAGAGAGCATAATTTTGTTATTGTAGATGAAGTTGATAGTATATTAATTGATGAAGCTAGAACTCCACTTATTATAAGTGGGCCTACAAATAGAACTTTAGATGGTTATATTAAAGCAAATGAAGTAGCCAAACAAATGCAAAGAGGTGAAGCTGCACTACCTCCACAAACCCCAAGTGGTGATTTTGTAGTAGATGAAAAAAATAGAACTATCATGATTACAGAAGTTGGAATCTCAAAGGCTGAAAAATTATTTGGTGTAGAGAATTTATATAGTCTTGAGAATGCAATTTTAGCTCATCAGCTTGATCAAGCTTTAAAAGCACATAATTTATTTGAAAAAGATGTGCATTATGTATTAAGAGATAAAGAAGTGGTGATAGTGGATGAATTTACAGGTAGATTAAGCGAAGGAAGACGCTTTAGTGATGGCTTACATCAGGCATTAGAAGCAAAAGAAGGAGTAAAAATTCAAGAAGAAAGTCAAACTTTAGCAGATATTACCTTTCAAAATTATTTTAGAATGTATAAAAAATTAGCAGGTATGACAGGTACTGCACAAACAGAAGCTACTGAATTTTCCCAAATTTATAGCTTAGATGTTGTTTCCATTCCTACAAATATACCTATTGCAAGATTAGATAAAGATGATTTGATTTATAAAACACAAAATGAAAAATTTAAAGCTGTTATTGAAGAAATAAAAAAAGCTAATGCAAAAGGACAACCTGTTTTGGTTGGAACTGCAAGTATTGAAAGAAGTGAAGTTTTTCATAATATGTTGATAAAAGAACGCATTCCTCATCATGTGCTTAATGCTAAAAATCATGAGCAAGAGGCCTTGATTATCCAAGATGCGGGTAAAAAAGGAGCAGTGACTATAGCTACAAATATGGCAGGTCGAGGTGTAGATATAAAAATAGATGATGAAGTAAGAGCATTAGGAGGACTTTATATCATAGGAACAGAGCGTCATGAAAGTAGAAGGATAGATAATCAACTTCGTGGTCGTGCTGGACGACAGGGTGATCCTGGGGTGAGTAGATTTTACTTAAGCTTAGAAGATAATCTTTTAAGAATTTTCGGTGGTGATCGTATAAAAAATATTATGGAGAGATTGGGTATAGAAGAAGGTGAGCATATAGAAAGTCGTATTGTAACAAGAGCGGTTGAAAACGCACAAAAAAAAGTTGAAAGTTTGCATTTTGAAAGTAGAAAGCATTTGCTTGAGTATGATGATGTAGCAAATGAACAAAGAAAGACTATTTATAATTATAGAAATGAATTATTAGACGAAGAATTTGATTTGCAAGATAAAATTATAAAAAATATTGCTGAATACAGCAACCACTTAATTAGTGAAATTTATTTAAATGCAGAACTTGAAGATAATGTGAAACATTTTGATAGTTTAAAACATAAGATAAATTATGAATGTAATGTGGAATTAAATGAAGCTGATTTTAAAGATTTAGGAACTATTGAAATAGAAAATAAACTTAGTGAAATTTTAGAGCAAAGTTATAAAGACAAAATGAGTATTATTGAAGATAAAGAAGCAAGGAGGATTGAAAGAATTTTATATCTTCAAATTTTAGATAATCTATGGAGAGAGCATTTATACCAAATGGATATTTTAAAAACTGGTATTGGATTGAGAAGTTATAATCAAAAAGATCCTTTAGTTGAGTATAAAAAAGAAAGTTACAATCTTTTTATGGAATTAGTGGAAAGAATTAAATTTGATAGCTTGAAATTACTATTTAATGTGGTATTTACTCAAAAAGAAGCACAGAATTTTGAAGAAAAATCACAAGAACAAAATGAGCAATTTTTAGCTAATACTACAGAAAGTGGTGTTAATGAAAATGGAGAAGCTCAAATTAACAAAGTGCCTAGAAATTCTCCTTGTCCATGTGGTAGTGGTAAAAAATACAAAGATTGTCACGGAAAAAGTGGTCCTAAAAAAGGCATTTTGGCGTAA
- a CDS encoding sigma-54-dependent transcriptional regulator produces MNLVIVEDDINMRKSLEIALGEYEEFTIKSYKSATEALKKLNDEVDLIITDINMPGMDGIEFVQACENKYDFIIITGNATLNRAIEAVRLGVKDFLVKPFDINTLVTAIKRAKIIQEKTSKKSITKKIKKEKNNDEFYGSSKALENCLNLATKAAKTDASVMLFGESGVGKEVFANFIHKNSKRANKAIVAINMAAIPANLIESELFGFEKGAFTDANTTKIGLFELANEGTLFLDEIGEMPYEIQAKLLRVLQEKEITRLGGTKSIKIDVRIVSATNANIEKKILNNEFRQDLYYRLNTIPINIPALRERKEEILQIAQKVLFDTCKEYDFKEKKLSQEAKDALLCYDFPGNIRELISIIQRACILSESDEISTQDLFLESRKSKSIKNLEKELILEALRTSQDINEAAKLIGMSEKNFTDKMKKYNIT; encoded by the coding sequence ATGAATTTAGTTATAGTTGAAGATGATATAAATATGAGGAAATCGCTAGAGATTGCCTTGGGGGAATATGAAGAATTTACTATAAAATCTTACAAATCAGCAACTGAAGCGTTAAAAAAACTAAATGATGAAGTTGATTTAATCATTACAGATATTAATATGCCAGGTATGGATGGGATTGAATTTGTGCAAGCTTGTGAAAATAAATATGACTTTATTATTATAACGGGCAATGCTACTTTAAATAGAGCTATTGAAGCTGTAAGGCTTGGTGTAAAAGATTTTTTAGTTAAGCCATTTGATATCAATACTTTGGTAACCGCAATTAAGCGTGCAAAAATAATTCAAGAAAAAACTTCTAAAAAGTCAATAACAAAAAAAATAAAAAAAGAAAAAAATAATGATGAATTTTATGGTTCTTCAAAAGCCTTAGAAAATTGTTTAAATTTAGCTACTAAAGCAGCTAAAACTGATGCTAGTGTAATGCTTTTTGGAGAAAGTGGGGTTGGGAAGGAAGTTTTTGCTAATTTTATTCATAAAAATTCAAAAAGAGCAAATAAAGCAATTGTTGCTATTAATATGGCAGCAATCCCTGCAAATTTGATAGAGAGTGAACTTTTTGGTTTTGAAAAAGGTGCTTTTACAGATGCTAATACAACCAAAATAGGACTTTTTGAATTAGCTAATGAAGGAACTTTATTTTTAGATGAAATAGGCGAGATGCCTTATGAAATTCAAGCAAAATTATTAAGAGTATTACAAGAAAAAGAAATCACAAGACTTGGGGGTACTAAAAGCATTAAGATTGATGTGAGGATTGTTAGTGCTACTAATGCTAATATAGAAAAAAAGATTTTAAATAATGAATTTAGACAAGATTTATATTATAGACTCAATACTATACCTATCAATATTCCTGCTTTGAGAGAGCGTAAAGAAGAAATTTTGCAAATAGCTCAAAAGGTTTTATTTGATACTTGTAAAGAATATGATTTTAAAGAAAAAAAATTAAGTCAAGAAGCTAAAGATGCTTTATTGTGTTATGACTTTCCAGGAAATATTAGAGAATTAATTTCTATTATACAAAGAGCATGTATTTTAAGTGAAAGTGATGAAATTAGCACCCAAGATTTGTTTTTAGAAAGTAGAAAAAGCAAAAGTATAAAAAACCTAGAAAAAGAATTGATTTTAGAAGCTTTAAGAACTTCTCAGGATATAAATGAAGCAGCTAAACTTATAGGTATGAGTGAAAAAAATTTCACCGATAAAATGAAAAAATACAATATTACTTAA
- a CDS encoding aspartate-semialdehyde dehydrogenase: MKKIAIVGATGAVGEELLNVLDELDFPVESILPLASAKSAGNEVEFRGKTYKVRELTPNVFKENPVDIAFFSAGGNISAEYAKYAVECGAVVIDNTSHFRMNENVPLVVPECNSEDIKDWEKTGIIANPNCSTIQMVHVLKPLDDVFNLKRVDVSTYQAASGAGKEGMEELVQGMQSFFAFKLDEFEAKTFPYTLALNLIPQIDVFNENGYTKEELKMVYETQKILHKKLEISATCVRVPVLRSHSEAITMHFEKEVDVGKVREILSKAPSVIVVDDIENKKYPMPLFTSDTNETYVGRIRRDINHKNILHLWCVADQIRVGAATNAVRIAQKWLELV, encoded by the coding sequence ATGAAAAAAATAGCTATAGTGGGAGCAACTGGTGCAGTAGGGGAAGAGCTTTTGAATGTTTTAGATGAACTTGATTTTCCAGTTGAGAGTATTTTACCATTAGCAAGTGCAAAAAGTGCTGGCAATGAAGTAGAATTTAGAGGAAAAACTTATAAAGTCAGAGAATTAACGCCAAATGTTTTTAAAGAAAATCCAGTCGATATAGCATTTTTTAGTGCAGGTGGAAATATAAGTGCTGAATATGCAAAATATGCAGTGGAATGTGGAGCTGTAGTGATTGATAATACTAGCCATTTTAGAATGAATGAAAATGTACCTTTGGTAGTTCCTGAATGTAATAGTGAAGATATTAAAGATTGGGAAAAAACAGGTATTATTGCTAATCCAAATTGTTCTACTATACAAATGGTGCATGTATTAAAGCCACTTGATGATGTGTTTAATTTAAAACGAGTAGATGTAAGTACTTATCAAGCTGCAAGTGGTGCCGGAAAAGAAGGAATGGAAGAGTTGGTTCAAGGTATGCAAAGTTTTTTTGCTTTTAAATTAGATGAATTTGAAGCAAAAACTTTTCCTTATACTCTAGCTTTAAATTTAATTCCGCAAATTGATGTTTTTAATGAAAATGGCTACACTAAAGAAGAGCTTAAAATGGTGTATGAAACACAAAAAATATTACATAAAAAACTTGAAATTTCAGCAACTTGTGTAAGGGTTCCTGTTCTTAGAAGTCATAGTGAAGCTATTACTATGCATTTTGAAAAAGAAGTTGATGTGGGTAAAGTTAGAGAAATCTTATCTAAAGCACCTAGTGTGATTGTTGTTGATGATATAGAAAATAAAAAATATCCTATGCCACTTTTTACGAGTGATACAAATGAAACTTATGTAGGAAGAATAAGACGCGATATTAATCATAAAAATATTTTGCATTTGTGGTGCGTGGCTGATCAAATTCGTGTTGGAGCGGCAACTAATGCTGTGCGTATTGCTCAAAAATGGTTAGAATTGGTATAA
- a CDS encoding YqhA family protein: MLERFFENLLVKSRIVTILPVIFGLIGAFVLFFIASYDVLKVLKYVFDYFVVHNSTIDLHEDVVGLIIGAVDLYLMALVLFIFSFGIYELFISEIEEFKQTKQSKVLEVHSLDQLKDKLAKVIIMVLVVNFFQRILQMQFNTVIDMAYLAGSILALCVGLYFLHKSDH; the protein is encoded by the coding sequence ATGTTGGAGAGATTTTTTGAAAATTTATTAGTTAAAAGTCGCATTGTAACTATTTTGCCTGTAATTTTTGGACTCATTGGTGCTTTTGTATTATTTTTCATAGCTAGTTATGATGTTTTAAAAGTTTTAAAATATGTATTTGATTATTTTGTTGTTCATAATAGCACTATTGATTTGCACGAAGATGTTGTTGGTTTAATTATAGGGGCTGTGGATTTATATTTAATGGCTTTAGTTTTGTTTATTTTTTCATTTGGTATTTATGAGCTTTTTATTAGTGAGATAGAAGAATTTAAACAAACAAAACAATCAAAAGTCTTAGAAGTACATAGTTTAGATCAGTTAAAAGATAAACTTGCCAAAGTAATCATTATGGTTTTAGTTGTTAATTTTTTTCAAAGAATTTTACAAATGCAATTTAATACTGTTATAGATATGGCTTATCTTGCTGGGTCTATTTTAGCTCTTTGTGTTGGTTTATATTTTTTACATAAAAGCGATCATTGA